In Pseudomonas sp. ADAK2, the genomic window ACTCGGCTTTTTCAGTGCGGAAACGAATTTTCTGATAGTCCGCGAATTTCATCTCGCGGAATTCGTTCGGCAGGTTACTGCGCGGGGCTTCGTATTTCTGCCCGGCCAGCTCTTTCGCCTTGACCGACACATCATCCAGGTTGAATGCCCAAAGCTGGCCGGCGCTGAGCAGGCACAGCAGTGCAGAGCCCGCTACCAGAGCGCTTCGGAACCGTTGGGCAGACAATTTTGGTGCATTACAGGGACTAACAATCACGAGCAACCCTCGCCGAAAACAGATCAAAAAACCAACGGCCAGCTATCTATATGCCAGGTTGGCGAGCATTGTTCCGACTCCTATGGGGCTAAATGATTCCCCAACAGGTCCGGGCAAGTCTCTACCTAAGTCAAAATGGGCCAACGAATGCTGATCCCCGTAGCGCGCGATTATCTAGTAGGCCGCGTTACAAAGCATCAGGGGGTAACAAAGTATTTATCGGGGAAAACCCCTGTTTTCAGTGGAAACGCCCTTAAAAACAGGTTTCAAGGCGTTTCAGGTCTGTAACAGGAAGGTGACCGGGCCATCATTGACCAGATGCACCTGCATATCCGCGCCGAATCTACCTGATGCCACAGTGCCATGCACCTCTTTCGCTTTGCCTAATAGATAGTCGAAAAGTTCTTCACCCAGGGCCGGAGGCGCCGCGGTCGAAAAACTCGGGCGCAGCCCACTCTTGGTGTCGGCCGCCAGGGTGAACTGCGAGACCAGCAGCAACCCTCCGCCGACATCCGCCAGGGACAGATTCATCTTGCCCTCGGCGTCACTGAATACACGATAGTTAAGCATCTTATGCAGAAGTTTGTCGGCACTGGCCCGAGTGTCCTCGGGCTCAACGGCCACCAGCACCAGCAATCCCTGGTCGACTGCACCCACCACCTCCCCCGCTACCTCGACGCGCGCGCCTCGCACGCGCTGCAACAGACCCTTCATGCTTCTTCAGGCGGCAGATCAAGCAAGCGCCGGGCCATCTGACCAGCGGCACGTACCAGGGCATCGGTGATGCCCGGTTCGGACGCGGCGTGGCCGGCGTCGCGGATCACCTGCAGTTCGCTGTTCGGCCAGGCTTGATGCAATTCCCAGGCGTTGTCCAACGGACAGATCACGTCGTAACGGCCATGGACGATCACACCGGGCAAATGGGCGATCTTGCCCATGTCGCGGATCAACTGGTTCGGCTCAAGGAAGGCGTTGTTGGTGAAGTAATGGCATTCGATGCGGGCAATCGACAGTGCGCGTTGCGGCTCGGAGAAACGATCGACCACCAGCGGGTTCGGCCGCAGGGTCGCGGTCCGACCTTCCCAGGTGGACCAGGCCTTGGCCGCGTGCATCTGGGCGATCTGATCGTTGCCGGTCAGGCGCTTGTGGAAAGCGGTGAGCAGGTCGCCGCGCTCGTCCAAAGGGATCGGCGCGATGTAATCCTGCCAGTAGTCGGGAAACAGGCGACTGGCGCCGGCCTGGTAGAACCACTCGATTTCCTGCGGACGGCAGAGAAAAATCCCGCGCAGGATCAGGCCGTGCACACGCTCCGGGTGGGTTTGCGCGTAGGCCAGCGCCAGGGTCGAGCCCCAGGAACCGCCGAACAACACCCATTTTTCGATATTCAGGTGTTTGCGGATCCGTTCCAGGTCGGCAACCAGATCCCAGGTGGTGTTGTTTTCAAGGTTGGCGTGGGGCGTGGAGCGACCGCAGCCGCGCTGGTCGAAGGTGACAATGCGATACAGGTTCGGATCGAAATACCGACGGCTTTGGGCATCACACCCGGCGCCGGGGCCGCCATGGATGAACACCACCGGCAAACCTTCCGGTGAACCGCTTTCGTCGACGTACAGCGTGTGGGGTTTATCGACGGCCAGATCGTGCCGGGCGTAGGGTTTGATCTGCGGGAACAAAGTCTGCATTGCGCGCTCCGTAAGGGGTCGAGGTCATCCCTGGGGGGACTTCTATTATTCTGCCGTCCGGCATCATAAACCCGAATTACGTCAATGAGCATGCCCTTGCAACGTCAGAGCCTGTCAGCCAGAAACCCGACCAGCGTTTCATACAGTCGGTCGACCTCGGCGACCTGTCCGCGCCCCCGCAGACAGCCGTGCACCAGCCCTTCGCCGTAGTAAAGCGTCGCGTTGACGCCCGCGGCGTTGAGCCGCTTGGCATAGTGCACACCGTCGTCGCGCAGCGGGTCGAATTGCGCCACGGCGATCCACGCCGGCGGCAAACCGCTGAAATCGTCGGCGAGCAAGGGCATGGCATAGGCGCTCGGTTGTGCACTGCCACGCAAGTACAGGGCGTGATAGCAATCTACGTCGCTGCTGCTGAGCAGCGGCGCGTCGGCGCACTCGCTGCGAGACGGCAAATGGTGATCGCCGCCCAGCCCCGGATAAATCAGCACCTGGGCGGTGGGAAGCGGTTCACCCGTATCGCGTAATGCCAGGCATAACGCGGCGGCGAGATTGCCGCCGGCGCTGTCTCCGGCGACGACCATTCGCTCCGGGTCGAACCAGAACGGCCCTGACCGTAACGCCCGCCAGACCTTCAGGCAATCGTCGAACCCGGCCGGGAACGGGTGCTCGGGCGCCAACCGATAATCCACCGCAACCACCATCGCCCCCAGCGCCGCCGCCAGTTCGGCGCAGATGAAATCATGGGAATCCAGGTCCCCCACCACCCAGCCGCCGCCATGCAAATACAAAATGCATGGCCAGCCGCTGGCCGGTGGTGTCACTGGCGGTCGATAGGAACGCACCGCCACGCCTGCCAACGTGAAGTCGGTGACTTCAAGCCCGGCAGGACGGGTTGGGGTAAACGCCCGGCACATCTCGCTGTAGGTCTGGCGCAACCCGGTGAGGCTGCTGTCGGTGCTGTTGAAGCCGAGGGTTTTCTCGACGAAGACCGACATCTGGGCGGAAAGGAGGTAAGGAGCCATGGGCTTCGTGTCAGCCTGTTCAGAATCAGTTTTTCAGGCTGGCCTGCACAGCCGCCACCCCTTCCTTGCCATCAAAACTGCTGACTCCCGCCAGCCAACGCTGAAGGTCTTCCGGATGCTCGCGCAGCCAAGCCTTGGCAACCTCCTGCGGCGTCTTGCGCTCCATGATCGGCACCATCAACTGGCTTTCCTGGGCCGCAGTGAAGGTCAGGTTTTGCAGCAGGCGATTCACGTTCGGGCAGCGTTCGGCGTAGTCCGGCGCGGTGACGGTGGAGACCGTCGCCGCGCCTTCGTTCGGGCCGTAGACGTCTTCACTGCCGGTCAGGTAGGCGATTTTCATGTTGATGTTCATCGGGTGCGGGGTCCAGCCGACGAACACCACGAACTCCTTGCGGTTCACCGCCCGCTGCACAGCGGCGAGCATGCCGGCCTCGCCGGACTCGATCAGTTTGAAATCCTTCAGGCCAAAATGGTTGGTCTCGATCATGGTCTTGATCGTGGTGTTAGCGCCGCTGCCCGGCTCGATGCCGTAGATCTTGCCGCCGAGCTGTTCTTTGAATTTGGCGATGTCGGCGAAGGTTTTCAGCCCGGCCGCCGCCACGTACTCAGGTACGGCGAGGGTCGCCTGGGCGTCGGCCAGGCTCGGTTTGTCCATGACCTTGACCTGGTTGGCCGCCACGAACGGTGCGATGTTCTTGTCCATCGCCGGTTTCCAGTAACCGAGGAAGATATCGAGGCGCTTGTCGCGGATGCCGGCGAAGATGATTTGCTGCACGGCGCTGGTTTGCTTGCTTTCGTAGCCGAGGCCATTGAGCAAGACATCGGCCATGCCGCTGGTGGCGATCACGTCGGTCCAGTTGACCACCCCCATGCGCACGGCTTTGCAGGACGCATCGTCACTGGCCAGGACGCTGGTGCTCAACAGAGCGGTGCCGCAGAGGATTGAGAGACAGCGGGTGAACAGTCTTTTCATCGGAGGGAACTCGTGCGGCAGCGATTATTGTGGGATTCGGCGTCTTTGTGCACCGTGCCCAGAACATTACGCAGCAGACGAGCGGTAAAAGCGACCTGTGGCGACCGAGATTTGCACGGTGGCGACTTGATAGCGAAGTGCCGATCGTTCCCACGCTCTGCGGCGTGGGAACGATCGGCGCGCTCTGCGTGGGAATGGTCGGCGATCCGTTACGCGTAGTGCTTCTGGCCCCAAGCCAACAACCCTTGCAGCAATTCCTTGAGCACCACCTGCGTTGGTGCCGCCAGGTCAGGCCGATAGCG contains:
- a CDS encoding alpha/beta hydrolase, with product MAPYLLSAQMSVFVEKTLGFNSTDSSLTGLRQTYSEMCRAFTPTRPAGLEVTDFTLAGVAVRSYRPPVTPPASGWPCILYLHGGGWVVGDLDSHDFICAELAAALGAMVVAVDYRLAPEHPFPAGFDDCLKVWRALRSGPFWFDPERMVVAGDSAGGNLAAALCLALRDTGEPLPTAQVLIYPGLGGDHHLPSRSECADAPLLSSSDVDCYHALYLRGSAQPSAYAMPLLADDFSGLPPAWIAVAQFDPLRDDGVHYAKRLNAAGVNATLYYGEGLVHGCLRGRGQVAEVDRLYETLVGFLADRL
- a CDS encoding choline ABC transporter substrate-binding protein, with the protein product MKRLFTRCLSILCGTALLSTSVLASDDASCKAVRMGVVNWTDVIATSGMADVLLNGLGYESKQTSAVQQIIFAGIRDKRLDIFLGYWKPAMDKNIAPFVAANQVKVMDKPSLADAQATLAVPEYVAAAGLKTFADIAKFKEQLGGKIYGIEPGSGANTTIKTMIETNHFGLKDFKLIESGEAGMLAAVQRAVNRKEFVVFVGWTPHPMNINMKIAYLTGSEDVYGPNEGAATVSTVTAPDYAERCPNVNRLLQNLTFTAAQESQLMVPIMERKTPQEVAKAWLREHPEDLQRWLAGVSSFDGKEGVAAVQASLKN
- the pip gene encoding prolyl aminopeptidase, which codes for MQTLFPQIKPYARHDLAVDKPHTLYVDESGSPEGLPVVFIHGGPGAGCDAQSRRYFDPNLYRIVTFDQRGCGRSTPHANLENNTTWDLVADLERIRKHLNIEKWVLFGGSWGSTLALAYAQTHPERVHGLILRGIFLCRPQEIEWFYQAGASRLFPDYWQDYIAPIPLDERGDLLTAFHKRLTGNDQIAQMHAAKAWSTWEGRTATLRPNPLVVDRFSEPQRALSIARIECHYFTNNAFLEPNQLIRDMGKIAHLPGVIVHGRYDVICPLDNAWELHQAWPNSELQVIRDAGHAASEPGITDALVRAAGQMARRLLDLPPEEA
- the dtd gene encoding D-aminoacyl-tRNA deacylase, which gives rise to MKGLLQRVRGARVEVAGEVVGAVDQGLLVLVAVEPEDTRASADKLLHKMLNYRVFSDAEGKMNLSLADVGGGLLLVSQFTLAADTKSGLRPSFSTAAPPALGEELFDYLLGKAKEVHGTVASGRFGADMQVHLVNDGPVTFLLQT